One Scytonema millei VB511283 DNA window includes the following coding sequences:
- a CDS encoding protein phosphatase 2C domain-containing protein, with protein MSYEIRYFSLPKVGELEQNIQDRFENSPDGSLVALADGASTSLYPQKWAEILVKSFCHVAENPIESIRRSHEEWLQPSQEIWRQYYLSKLQSPNRKWWQGGSDIKNRGSATFLGLQLQNLELQNLEPYTKSQWQAVAVGDTCLFKLEQETGNLLTFPLTAAREFKGTTLCFESLPEYASFPPQFTAGWYECGDIFLLATDALSQWFLADYEAQGEDWKKMFYFQNQHDFAGFINKLRQQKLIKNDDTTLVVIRVSSG; from the coding sequence ATGTCTTATGAAATCCGCTATTTCTCTCTTCCTAAAGTTGGCGAACTAGAACAAAACATTCAAGATCGCTTTGAGAATAGCCCCGATGGTAGTTTAGTAGCTCTAGCAGACGGGGCTAGTACTTCGTTATACCCGCAAAAATGGGCGGAAATTCTCGTCAAATCTTTTTGCCATGTAGCAGAAAACCCGATTGAGAGCATCCGGCGATCGCACGAGGAATGGTTGCAGCCATCGCAAGAAATCTGGCGACAATATTACTTGAGCAAACTTCAATCTCCTAATCGTAAATGGTGGCAAGGAGGTTCGGACATCAAGAATCGCGGCTCAGCTACTTTTTTGGGGTTACAACTACAAAACTTAGAGCTACAAAACTTAGAGCCTTATACCAAAAGTCAATGGCAAGCTGTCGCCGTAGGAGATACTTGTTTATTTAAACTAGAGCAGGAGACTGGCAATCTTCTCACTTTTCCTCTGACCGCTGCACGAGAGTTTAAAGGCACAACACTCTGTTTTGAGAGTTTACCAGAATACGCCTCATTTCCGCCTCAGTTTACCGCAGGATGGTACGAGTGCGGAGATATTTTTTTACTAGCAACAGATGCCTTGTCTCAGTGGTTTTTAGCAGATTACGAAGCCCAAGGGGAAGACTGGAAAAAGATGTTTTATTTTCAAAATCAACATGATTTCGCTGGCTTTATTAACAAACTCAGACAACAAAAACTGATTAAAAACGATGACACGACATTAGTAGTAATAAGAGTGAGTAGTGGCTAG
- the ispF gene encoding 2-C-methyl-D-erythritol 2,4-cyclodiphosphate synthase produces the protein MQKIRIGNGYDIHQLTTERRLILGGVEIPHELGLLGHSDADVLTHAIMDAMLGALSLGDIGLYFPPSDPQWKGADSLVLLSKVNQLIQERGWQIGNIDSVVVAERPKLKPYITAMRDRLATVLQVQPEQIGIKATTNEKLGPEGREEGICAYAVALLVQ, from the coding sequence ATGCAAAAAATTCGCATCGGTAACGGCTACGACATCCACCAACTCACTACAGAACGCCGTCTGATTCTGGGAGGGGTGGAAATTCCGCACGAACTGGGATTATTGGGACATAGCGATGCTGACGTACTCACCCATGCGATTATGGATGCCATGCTGGGAGCGCTAAGCCTGGGAGATATTGGCTTGTATTTCCCCCCATCCGATCCGCAATGGAAGGGTGCAGATAGTTTGGTACTGCTGAGTAAAGTCAATCAACTGATTCAAGAACGGGGTTGGCAAATCGGTAATATCGATTCCGTCGTCGTGGCAGAACGTCCGAAACTAAAACCGTATATTACAGCTATGCGCGATCGCCTTGCCACCGTCTTGCAAGTGCAGCCAGAACAAATCGGGATCAAAGCAACTACCAACGAAAAATTAGGTCCCGAAGGACGCGAAGAAGGGATCTGCGCCTATGCTGTTGCTTTATTAGTGCAGTAA
- the arsS gene encoding arsenosugar biosynthesis radical SAM (seleno)protein ArsS (Some members of this family are selenoproteins.), which yields MIQTSITPFARKLKTPLTKSQIKVLQINLGKRCNLACTHCHVEASPKRTEELSPEICDQLIQVIERFPEIQIVDLTGGAPEMNYGFKPIVEAAHQHGKQVIVRSNLTIYFEPGFEDLPEYCTRHQTRIVASLPCYMATNVDKMRGKGVFDASVKAIQALNRLGYGKEPELILDLVYNPQLPVSDRFSLTPDQQKLEKDYKIFLQEHFGITFNNLFTITNLPVGRTLAYLQRKKLYAPYLEFLEANFNPNTVEHLMCRDELSVDYLGKIYDCDFNQMMNLPAKTRAGETLTVAKILAAGTLDVIDEIQTVPYCYGCTAGSGSSCGGALTVNS from the coding sequence ATGATTCAAACATCAATTACACCTTTCGCTCGTAAATTAAAAACGCCTTTAACTAAAAGTCAAATCAAAGTTTTACAAATAAATTTAGGTAAACGCTGTAACCTGGCTTGCACTCATTGCCATGTTGAAGCAAGTCCAAAACGAACAGAGGAACTGTCACCAGAAATTTGCGACCAACTAATTCAAGTCATTGAACGTTTTCCCGAAATTCAAATTGTCGATTTAACTGGTGGCGCGCCAGAAATGAATTACGGTTTTAAACCTATAGTTGAAGCCGCACACCAACATGGTAAGCAAGTTATTGTTAGATCTAATTTAACGATTTACTTTGAACCTGGTTTTGAAGACTTGCCAGAATATTGCACTCGACATCAAACGAGAATCGTTGCTTCACTCCCCTGCTATATGGCGACAAATGTGGATAAAATGCGGGGCAAAGGAGTTTTTGATGCATCTGTAAAAGCAATACAGGCTCTCAATCGCTTAGGTTATGGTAAAGAGCCTGAATTAATTCTCGACTTGGTATACAATCCTCAGCTACCAGTCAGCGATCGCTTCTCTCTGACTCCCGACCAACAGAAGCTAGAAAAGGATTATAAAATCTTTTTGCAAGAACATTTTGGAATTACATTCAATAACTTATTTACAATAACTAACTTACCAGTAGGACGTACGCTAGCGTATCTACAACGAAAGAAACTTTATGCTCCATACTTAGAATTTCTAGAAGCTAATTTTAATCCGAACACAGTAGAACACTTAATGTGTCGGGATGAACTTTCTGTAGATTATTTAGGTAAGATCTACGACTGTGATTTTAATCAAATGATGAATTTGCCAGCCAAAACTCGCGCGGGGGAAACTTTAACAGTAGCGAAAATTTTGGCAGCAGGAACTTTAGATGTTATTGATGAAATTCAAACCGTACCTTATTGTTACGGCTGCACGGCTGGAAGTGGTTCTAGTTGTGGTGGAGCGTTGACAGTTAACAGTTGA
- the arsM gene encoding arsenosugar biosynthesis arsenite methyltransferase ArsM, giving the protein MSYLETTAKFYSEVAETPQVGLCCVQSSPLQLPGLKIPLAMQEMNYGCGTTVHPTELANQPTVLYVGVGGGLEALQFAYFSRRPGAVIAVDPVAAMREAATRNLQAAVTENPWFDPSFVEIRAGDAFNLPMPDASVDVVAQNCLFNIFEPADLTLALKEAWRVLKPGGRLQMSDPIATRPIPVHLQQDERLRAMCLSGALTYDEYTQKIVNAGFGQVEIRARRPYRLLDCHTYNLEENLLLESLDSVSFKVPIPEDGACIFTGKTAIYAGTEPFFDDSAGHVLQQGIPAAVCDKTAAKLAALMPSEVIVTNSTWHYTGGGCC; this is encoded by the coding sequence ATGAGTTATTTAGAGACAACAGCAAAGTTTTACTCCGAAGTCGCAGAAACACCCCAAGTGGGTCTATGCTGTGTGCAAAGCAGTCCCCTGCAACTACCTGGACTCAAAATTCCCCTGGCAATGCAGGAGATGAACTACGGTTGCGGTACAACTGTTCACCCTACTGAACTAGCCAACCAACCGACAGTGTTATATGTAGGCGTTGGCGGCGGTTTAGAGGCATTACAATTTGCTTATTTTTCTCGTCGTCCTGGTGCTGTGATTGCTGTCGATCCGGTTGCAGCCATGCGCGAAGCAGCTACACGGAACCTACAAGCTGCTGTGACAGAAAATCCTTGGTTCGATCCTAGTTTTGTCGAAATTCGGGCAGGTGATGCTTTTAATCTCCCCATGCCAGATGCATCTGTGGATGTAGTAGCGCAGAACTGTCTGTTTAATATATTTGAACCAGCAGATTTAACTCTTGCTTTAAAAGAAGCTTGGCGAGTGCTAAAACCAGGCGGACGCTTGCAAATGAGCGATCCAATTGCCACTCGTCCGATTCCAGTTCACCTGCAACAAGATGAAAGACTGCGGGCGATGTGTTTGTCGGGCGCACTTACATATGATGAGTACACCCAGAAGATTGTAAATGCTGGTTTTGGACAAGTTGAAATTCGGGCGCGTCGTCCCTATCGCTTGTTAGATTGTCATACATATAACCTGGAAGAAAATTTGCTTTTAGAAAGCCTCGATTCCGTATCTTTTAAAGTACCAATTCCAGAAGATGGAGCCTGTATTTTTACAGGTAAAACAGCCATTTATGCCGGGACAGAACCCTTTTTTGATGACTCAGCCGGACATGTACTTCAACAAGGAATTCCAGCCGCAGTCTGCGATAAAACAGCAGCTAAACTTGCTGCTTTGATGCCAAGTGAAGTTATAGTAACTAATTCGACTTGGCACTATACTGGGGGCGGATGTTGTTAG
- a CDS encoding NAD(P)H-quinone oxidoreductase subunit O: MAIKRGDMVRAVREQLENSLEAKASDSRFPSYIFETKGEVLDVKGDYALVVFGHVPTPNIWLRVDQLESFK, encoded by the coding sequence ATGGCGATTAAAAGAGGGGATATGGTTCGTGCCGTGCGCGAACAGCTAGAAAATAGCCTAGAAGCAAAAGCTAGCGATTCTCGCTTTCCCAGCTATATTTTTGAAACTAAAGGAGAGGTTTTAGATGTTAAAGGTGACTATGCTTTAGTCGTATTTGGGCATGTACCAACTCCGAATATTTGGTTGCGAGTCGATCAGCTAGAGTCATTCAAGTAA
- a CDS encoding DNA-formamidopyrimidine glycosylase, whose amino-acid sequence MPELPEVETVRRGANQVTLNREITGGDVLLDRTIAYPFSVTDFLNGISGKAIAQWHRRGKYLLAELVTVTSYQLPVTTDSRLPSTGAQQCAPTDSRSWLCVHLRMTGQLLWLPRDEPLHKHTRVRLFFAENWELRFVDQRTFGQMWWVPPERAVESVVTGLATLGPDPFSPDFSVEYFAAKLRDRRRPIKNALLDQSIVAGIGNIYADEALFRAGVQPQTLCADLRSPQISRLQTAILEVLEASINAGGTTFSNFLNVQGVNGNYGGVAWVYNRAGKPCRICDTPILKLRLAGRSAHFCPQCQK is encoded by the coding sequence GTGCCTGAACTACCAGAGGTAGAAACAGTTCGACGGGGTGCAAATCAAGTCACCCTGAATCGAGAAATTACGGGTGGGGATGTGTTGCTCGATCGCACCATTGCCTACCCGTTTTCTGTGACAGATTTTCTCAACGGCATCTCGGGAAAAGCGATCGCCCAATGGCATCGACGCGGGAAGTATTTGCTGGCAGAGTTAGTAACAGTTACCAGTTACCAGTTACCAGTTACCACCGACTCCCGACTCCCTAGTACGGGCGCACAGCAGTGCGCCCCTACCGACTCCCGATCGTGGTTGTGCGTCCACTTACGAATGACTGGACAGTTGTTATGGCTTCCACGGGACGAACCTTTACATAAACATACGCGAGTCCGATTATTTTTTGCTGAGAATTGGGAATTGCGCTTCGTCGATCAACGCACTTTCGGACAGATGTGGTGGGTTCCTCCAGAACGAGCAGTTGAATCAGTCGTGACGGGATTAGCAACATTGGGTCCCGATCCGTTTTCTCCAGATTTTTCTGTGGAGTATTTTGCGGCAAAATTGCGCGATCGCCGTCGTCCGATCAAAAATGCTTTATTAGACCAATCAATCGTTGCAGGCATAGGTAACATCTACGCTGACGAAGCGTTGTTCCGTGCTGGCGTGCAACCACAGACTTTATGTGCGGATTTGCGATCGCCACAAATATCGCGCCTGCAAACCGCCATTCTTGAAGTGTTAGAAGCGAGTATCAACGCTGGTGGGACGACTTTTAGTAATTTTCTCAACGTCCAAGGCGTTAACGGTAATTATGGCGGTGTAGCTTGGGTTTATAACCGAGCGGGCAAACCCTGCCGCATCTGCGATACTCCCATACTAAAGCTGCGTCTAGCTGGGCGATCGGCTCACTTCTGTCCGCAATGCCAGAAATGA
- a CDS encoding DUF6391 domain-containing protein: MNNFAPDNVFESLIPWFNFEENIPQPTQDADLVKHLPFVPGLKELLTLRQVHALEHATVWLLSQSGRSPYPRFSSQQKDNESLGGLSTERGFYIYGQVNKIELQRAVLAALQRLTNGEWNLALHPRCGTNVSVGLLLGLGLVMGMHLLLPRSPIEQMLGLGVAATAAANLTPELGMLAQRYVTTAIPFNLEIVEIADVRDETGRTAHFVQVRWQE, encoded by the coding sequence ATGAACAATTTTGCCCCAGACAACGTTTTTGAATCGTTAATCCCTTGGTTCAATTTTGAGGAGAATATTCCTCAGCCTACCCAAGACGCGGATTTGGTCAAGCACCTTCCCTTTGTTCCTGGGTTGAAAGAACTGTTGACGCTGAGGCAAGTTCATGCACTAGAACACGCTACAGTTTGGCTCTTAAGCCAGTCAGGGCGATCGCCATATCCTCGTTTTTCGTCCCAGCAAAAAGACAACGAATCGTTAGGCGGTCTATCTACTGAACGAGGCTTTTACATTTACGGTCAGGTGAATAAAATCGAACTACAACGGGCAGTGCTGGCAGCCCTTCAGCGTCTTACCAATGGAGAGTGGAATTTAGCCTTGCATCCCCGTTGCGGTACGAATGTGTCGGTAGGATTGTTACTAGGCTTGGGATTAGTCATGGGTATGCATCTGCTGCTACCGCGATCGCCGATCGAGCAGATGTTAGGGTTAGGAGTCGCAGCAACAGCCGCAGCCAATTTAACCCCCGAACTGGGAATGCTAGCACAGCGCTATGTCACGACAGCTATCCCCTTCAATTTGGAAATAGTTGAGATCGCAGATGTTCGCGACGAAACCGGACGCACTGCTCACTTCGTCCAAGTTCGCTGGCAAGAATAG
- a CDS encoding helix-turn-helix domain-containing protein, translated as MAGGESQNPVSLSERELQIIDLVAAGLTNQEIAEKLEISKRTVDNHISNILTKTATENRVSLVRWALQWGKVCLNDVNCCPLPVSGDREVF; from the coding sequence ATGGCTGGTGGCGAGTCTCAAAACCCTGTTTCCCTGTCAGAAAGAGAGCTACAAATCATCGATTTGGTAGCTGCTGGCTTGACCAATCAGGAAATAGCAGAAAAATTGGAAATTAGCAAGCGTACTGTTGACAATCACATCAGTAATATTTTGACTAAAACAGCTACAGAAAATCGCGTATCTTTGGTGCGATGGGCTTTACAGTGGGGGAAAGTCTGTCTTAACGATGTTAACTGCTGCCCTTTACCCGTGAGTGGCGATCGCGAAGTTTTCTAG
- a CDS encoding carbohydrate kinase family protein, whose product MSNSRVLCLGEILFDLIADQLGRSLEQVESWTPYPGGAPANVACALVKLGTTSSFIGCVGKDEPGNTLVELLKTVGVDTTGIQRHPTAPTRQIYVTRTESGDRIFAGFADYDTAEFADTHLQTSALPVSLFEDADFLVLGTLELAYPESGASVRRALQLADQYNAKILLDVNWRPVFWQDPAQAVATILEIVPQVDFLKLSKEEALLLFQTADPGAIAYRLNTVEGVLITDGENGCAYCLSENEGKVPSFSVPVVETTGAGDSFVAGFVHQLCQRGIHSLTDAAIAKQVVTYASAAGALTTTKPGAIAAQPTAAEVEAFLTRNEG is encoded by the coding sequence ATGAGTAATTCTCGCGTGCTGTGCTTGGGTGAAATTCTGTTCGATCTCATTGCCGATCAACTAGGGCGATCGCTCGAACAAGTTGAGTCTTGGACACCCTATCCTGGTGGCGCACCTGCTAATGTCGCCTGTGCTTTGGTCAAACTCGGTACAACTTCTAGTTTCATTGGCTGTGTGGGTAAAGACGAACCAGGAAATACCTTAGTCGAGTTACTAAAAACTGTAGGAGTCGATACGACGGGGATTCAACGTCATCCAACAGCACCAACACGGCAAATCTATGTTACCCGCACTGAGTCGGGCGATCGCATTTTTGCAGGGTTTGCCGATTACGACACGGCAGAATTTGCCGATACGCATCTACAAACGTCTGCTTTGCCTGTATCCCTATTTGAGGACGCTGATTTTCTGGTACTGGGAACTTTAGAACTTGCTTATCCCGAGAGTGGTGCTAGCGTCCGCCGCGCTTTACAACTCGCAGACCAATACAACGCCAAAATCTTGTTAGATGTCAACTGGCGACCTGTATTTTGGCAAGATCCCGCTCAGGCTGTCGCGACAATCTTAGAAATCGTACCGCAAGTCGATTTTCTCAAACTTTCCAAAGAAGAAGCACTCTTGCTGTTTCAAACAGCCGATCCAGGGGCGATCGCCTATCGCCTCAATACCGTCGAAGGAGTGCTGATCACGGATGGAGAAAATGGTTGCGCTTATTGTTTGTCAGAAAATGAGGGTAAAGTCCCTAGTTTTTCCGTTCCTGTCGTGGAAACCACTGGTGCGGGTGACAGCTTTGTCGCTGGCTTTGTCCATCAGTTATGTCAACGAGGTATTCACAGCCTTACCGATGCAGCAATTGCCAAACAGGTTGTCACCTATGCTAGTGCGGCAGGGGCGCTGACGACAACCAAACCAGGAGCGATCGCCGCCCAACCCACCGCCGCAGAAGTGGAAGCTTTTTTAACAAGGAATGAGGGGTAA
- a CDS encoding 3-isopropylmalate dehydratase large subunit — translation MSEERNAIAMGMTLTEKILAKASGRNAVEPGENIWVDVDLLMTHDVCGPGTIGVFKREFGADTKVWNPEKIVLIPDHYIFTADERANRNVDILRDFAQEQGIKYFYDITDRGNFKANPDYKGVCHIALAQEGHTRPGEVLFGTDSHTCNAGAFGQFATGIGNTDAAFIMGTGKLLIKVPATMRFVLDGEMPNYLLAKDLILQIIGDISVAGANYRTMEFAGETVSRMTMEDRMTLCNMAIEAGGKNGTIAADDTTFEYVRARTDKPFEPVYTDSDAKFYSDRRYDVSQLEPVVAQPHSPDNRALARECSDVKIDRVYIGSCTGGKTEDFIHAAHILKGQRVKVPTYLVPATQKVYNDLFTIKYEGQSLSEIFLQAGCIEPAAPSCAACLGGPKDTFGRMNKPEVCVSTTNRNFPGRMGDKSAQIYLASPYTAAASALTGYVTDPREFL, via the coding sequence GTGTCGGAAGAGAGGAATGCGATCGCTATGGGGATGACCCTGACAGAAAAAATCTTAGCTAAAGCCTCCGGTCGAAACGCGGTCGAACCAGGGGAAAATATCTGGGTGGATGTTGACTTGTTGATGACACACGATGTTTGCGGACCTGGAACAATCGGTGTCTTCAAGCGCGAGTTTGGTGCGGATACAAAAGTATGGAACCCTGAAAAGATCGTCCTCATCCCAGACCACTACATCTTTACCGCCGACGAACGCGCCAATCGCAACGTAGATATTCTACGCGATTTCGCTCAAGAACAGGGGATTAAATACTTCTACGACATCACCGATCGCGGCAATTTTAAAGCTAATCCAGATTATAAAGGGGTCTGTCACATTGCCCTCGCCCAAGAAGGGCATACCCGCCCCGGGGAAGTTTTATTTGGGACTGACTCTCATACTTGCAATGCTGGCGCTTTCGGTCAATTTGCCACTGGAATTGGTAACACCGATGCAGCATTTATTATGGGTACGGGCAAGTTACTGATTAAAGTTCCTGCCACGATGCGATTCGTCCTCGATGGTGAAATGCCCAATTACTTATTGGCGAAAGACCTGATTTTGCAAATTATCGGCGATATTAGCGTTGCGGGAGCCAACTATCGGACGATGGAATTTGCCGGGGAAACCGTCAGCCGCATGACAATGGAAGACCGCATGACCCTGTGTAATATGGCGATCGAAGCTGGGGGTAAAAATGGGACGATCGCGGCTGATGATACCACCTTCGAGTACGTCCGCGCCCGTACCGATAAACCATTCGAGCCAGTCTACACCGACTCCGATGCCAAATTCTACAGCGATCGCCGTTACGATGTCTCGCAGTTAGAGCCAGTTGTCGCTCAACCCCACTCTCCAGACAATCGCGCCCTTGCAAGAGAATGCAGTGATGTCAAGATCGATCGCGTGTACATTGGTTCCTGCACGGGGGGTAAAACTGAAGACTTTATCCACGCCGCCCATATTCTCAAAGGACAGCGAGTCAAAGTACCCACATACCTCGTACCTGCGACGCAAAAAGTCTACAACGACTTATTTACGATCAAGTACGAAGGGCAGTCGTTATCAGAAATCTTTTTGCAAGCTGGGTGTATCGAACCCGCTGCGCCCTCCTGCGCCGCTTGTTTGGGGGGACCAAAAGATACTTTCGGGCGGATGAACAAGCCGGAAGTTTGCGTTTCTACGACTAATCGTAACTTCCCCGGTCGCATGGGTGATAAGTCAGCGCAAATTTATCTCGCTTCCCCCTACACAGCTGCTGCTTCCGCCTTGACAGGTTACGTCACCGATCCGAGAGAGTTTTTGTAA
- a CDS encoding peptidase domain-containing ABC transporter, translating to MKQKLVLQHSEEDCGAACLAAIAKFYGRLLKINSIREAVGTGPQGTTLLGLRRGAEALGFNARSVRASPEILWKLQQLPLPAIIHWKGNHWVVLYGKQGKKYTIADPAIGMRYLSRMELLEGWTDWILLLLEPDPVRFYAQVGEQDNRFEQWIQRLWVYRAILAEAFGCALAVGLLSLATPFLLQILTDDVLIRGDLQLLTSVVLAVIVLSFIRRGLALVQSNLIAHFAQRIELGLILEFGRQILRLPLLYYESRRSGEIVSRLRDIQEINLLLSRAIISLPGELFVAIVSFVFMLMYSQKLTLLAVFLVGAMTLSTILFLPSLQQKTRKVLVTEAENQGILVETFKGALTLKTTAAAPQFWEEFQSRFGQLANLAFGTMQIGIINNTFSGLVADVGGVALLWFGSTLVIGKELSLGQLLAFTTLNRNVATFIISSLDFVDEFARIETANSRLQEVITHPPEIKDEKQKPWVDISDTADIVCSKIEFHYPGRTDVVQDFLLTIPGGQVIALIGKSGCGKSTVAKLIAGLYKPQSGNIRIGRYNIQDISLDCLRQQVILVPQEPHFWSRSIIENFRLGMPHVRFDQIVRACEIAEADEFIAKLSDKYQTVLGEFGASLSGGQRQRLAIARAIVNNPPILILDESTAGLDPASESQVLNQLLYHRRGKTTILISHRPRVIHLADWAIFLRQGRMSAQGTIAELQAHPGEHVEFLHP from the coding sequence GTGAAACAAAAGCTTGTTCTCCAACACAGTGAAGAAGATTGCGGCGCTGCTTGTCTTGCCGCTATTGCTAAATTCTACGGACGACTGCTGAAAATTAATAGTATTAGAGAAGCAGTAGGCACGGGACCCCAAGGGACAACGCTGCTAGGTTTGCGTAGAGGTGCAGAAGCTTTAGGCTTTAATGCTCGTTCTGTCAGGGCATCTCCAGAAATTTTGTGGAAGCTACAACAACTCCCCTTACCAGCCATTATTCACTGGAAAGGCAATCACTGGGTGGTTTTGTATGGCAAGCAGGGGAAAAAATACACGATCGCCGATCCGGCGATTGGAATGCGTTATCTGTCGCGTATGGAGTTGCTAGAAGGCTGGACAGATTGGATTTTGCTGCTACTAGAACCCGATCCCGTCCGCTTTTACGCTCAAGTTGGAGAACAAGACAATCGATTTGAACAGTGGATACAGCGACTTTGGGTATATCGTGCCATTCTTGCCGAAGCATTTGGCTGCGCCCTCGCCGTTGGTTTATTGTCTCTAGCAACTCCGTTTCTACTCCAAATCTTGACAGATGACGTGTTGATTCGGGGCGATCTGCAACTACTGACATCTGTAGTACTGGCAGTCATCGTACTGAGTTTCATCAGGCGTGGTTTGGCACTGGTACAAAGCAATTTGATCGCTCATTTTGCTCAGAGAATAGAACTAGGTTTAATTCTAGAATTTGGACGGCAAATTTTACGATTGCCCCTACTTTACTATGAATCGCGGCGCAGTGGAGAAATTGTTAGTAGACTGCGAGATATTCAAGAAATAAATTTATTGCTCTCACGAGCTATTATCAGTTTGCCGGGAGAGCTATTTGTCGCTATAGTCTCCTTTGTTTTCATGCTAATGTACAGTCAAAAACTGACTTTGCTTGCTGTTTTTTTAGTAGGAGCGATGACTTTATCTACAATTTTATTTCTACCAAGCTTGCAACAAAAAACTCGTAAAGTGTTAGTTACGGAAGCAGAAAATCAAGGGATTTTAGTAGAAACATTCAAGGGAGCGCTAACACTCAAAACAACTGCTGCGGCTCCCCAGTTTTGGGAGGAATTTCAAAGTCGTTTTGGTCAACTAGCGAATCTAGCATTTGGGACAATGCAAATCGGTATTATCAATAATACCTTTTCTGGGCTAGTTGCAGACGTGGGTGGAGTAGCTCTACTTTGGTTTGGCAGTACTTTGGTTATAGGAAAAGAACTCAGTCTCGGTCAGCTACTAGCTTTTACTACCTTAAATCGCAATGTCGCAACATTTATCATTTCCTCACTCGATTTTGTCGATGAGTTTGCTCGCATCGAGACAGCTAATTCTCGCTTGCAAGAAGTAATTACCCATCCACCAGAAATCAAAGATGAAAAGCAAAAACCTTGGGTAGATATTTCCGATACAGCCGATATTGTCTGTTCTAAAATTGAGTTTCATTATCCTGGTAGAACAGATGTCGTGCAAGATTTTTTACTGACAATTCCTGGAGGTCAAGTTATAGCGTTGATCGGTAAGTCAGGTTGCGGTAAAAGCACGGTAGCTAAACTGATTGCAGGTTTATATAAGCCACAGTCGGGTAACATTCGGATTGGCAGATATAACATTCAAGATATTTCATTAGATTGCCTGCGACAACAGGTAATTTTAGTACCTCAAGAACCGCATTTTTGGAGTCGTTCGATTATTGAAAACTTTCGGTTAGGAATGCCTCACGTTCGCTTCGATCAAATTGTCAGAGCGTGCGAAATTGCTGAAGCAGATGAGTTTATTGCAAAGTTATCTGATAAGTATCAAACAGTTTTAGGTGAATTTGGCGCGAGTCTCTCGGGCGGACAAAGACAAAGATTGGCGATCGCCCGTGCTATTGTTAACAATCCACCCATTTTAATTCTCGACGAATCCACAGCAGGGTTAGATCCGGCAAGTGAATCGCAAGTATTAAATCAGTTGCTCTACCATCGTCGTGGCAAAACCACAATTTTGATCAGCCATCGTCCTCGCGTGATTCATTTAGCTGACTGGGCGATCTTTCTGCGTCAGGGAAGAATGTCTGCTCAGGGAACGATCGCAGAATTGCAAGCGCACCCTGGGGAGCATGTGGAATTTTTGCATCCGTAA